CGCGTGATCGAGGGCGCCGACCACTCGTTCCACGTGCTGAAGAAGAGCGGCCGCACCGACGACCAGGTGCTGGACGAGCTCGCCGCCACGGTGGCCGAATGGCAGGAAGGACTCGCGTGAGCGTCGAGGTGCGAGTGGGAACCAGCGGCTTCTCCTACGACGAGTGGAAGGGCAACTTCTACCCGGAGAAGCTCGCGTCGAAGGACATGCTCCGCCACTACGGCGAGCGCTTCCCGACCGTCGAGATCAACAACACCTTCTATCGCCTGCCGAAGGAGGCGGTGCTGGCGGGCTGGGGCGACCAGGTGCCCGAAGGCTTCCGCTTCGTCATCAAGGCGTCGCAGTTCATCACCCACATCAAACGCCTGAACGAGTGTGGTCAGCCGCTCGCGAGGCTCTACGGCGTGACGAACGCGCTCGGCCCGCGCCTCGGTCCGCTGCTGTTCCAGCTGCCGCCGACCCTCCGCAAGGACCCGGCGCTGCTCGCGGCCTTTCTCGACGCGCGACCCGACCGGCGGCGCGTCGCGATCGAGTTCCGCCATGCCTCGTGGTTCGACGACGAGGTGTTTGGACTGCTTCGCCAGCAGGGCGTTGCCTTGTGCGTGTCGGACACCGGCGAGGAGCCGGTGGCGCCGCTGATCGCGACGACCGACTGGGGCTACGTGCGGTTGCGGCGCGAGGAATTCAAGGAGGCCGACCTTCGCGACTGGGCGCGCCGCATCGGGGAGCAGCCGTGGCGCGAGGCGTTCGTGTTCATCAAGCACGAGGAAGAGGGGCTGGGGCCGAAGCTCGCGGCGAAGCTCATCAAGATGTGCGCGAAGGCCCCGGCGCAGGCGACGGTCGCCGCGCCCGTCCAGGGTCCGGCGCCCGCCAAGTCCGCGGCGCGCGCAAGAACGCCGGCCCCCGCCAATTCCGCGACCGCCGCCAGGGCGAAGAAGCGAGCGCGATGAAGCTGCTACCGGGGGGAATGCGACTCGCGGCGACCGATGTCGCGAATCATCTGGCCTGCCGGCACAAGACCACGCTCGAGCGCGGGTCGGCGGACGGGAGCTGGAAGCCGCCCGACTGGTATCGCCCGGAAGCCGAGGTCCTGGCCGAGCGGGGTCTCGAGCACGAGCGCGCCTACCTCGCCCATCTCGAGTCGCAGGGCCGGAAGGTCACGCGGCTCGATTTCGAAGACGGCGAAGGCGCGATCGAGAAGACGCTGGCGGCGATGCGCGCGGGCGCCGACGTGATCGCGCAGGCAACGCTCGCCCACGGCCGCTGGCTCGGCCGCGCCGACGTGCTGCTGCGCGCCGAGCGCCCGAGCGCGCTCGGCGCATGGTCGTACCAGGCCCTCGATACCAAGCTCTCGCAGGAGACCAAGGCCGGCGCCATCCTCCAGCTCTGCCTCTACTCGGAGCTGCTCGAGAAGGCTCAGGGGTTCCTGCCGGAGTACATGTACGTGGTGCCGCGACGCCCCGATTTCCCGCTCGAGACCTATCGCGTCGAAGATCATCTCGCCTACTACCGGCTGGTGAAGAAGAAGCTCGAGTGGGCCGTGAACGATTCGACCGAAGCGTCGCCGCCGACGACCTACCCGGATCCGGTGCCGCACTGCGACGTGTGCCGCTGGTGGCCGCGCTGCGACCGGCAGCGGCGCGACGACGATCACCTGAGCTTCGTCGCCGGGCTCTCGCGTCTGCAGATGCGCGAGCTCGAATCGCGCGAGATCGAGACCCTGGCGGCACTCGCCACTCAGCCGCTGCCCCTGCCGTGGAAGCCGTCGCGCGGCGCGAAGGAAGGCTACGCGCGCGCGCGCGAGCAGGCGCGCGTGCAGCTCCTGGGCCGGACCGAGGGCCGCCTGGTGCGCGAGATGCTGGCGCCCGAGGCGCACCGGGGCCTGGCACTCCTGCCGCCGCCCTCGCCCGGCGACGTGTTTCTCGATCTCGAGGGCGACCCCTACGTGGAGGAGGGCGGGCTCGAATACCTGTTCGGCTGGGCGGCCGCCGCGCTTCCCGAGGACGGCATGCTGGCGCTGGAAGTCGGATCGCCCCGCTATCACTCGCGCTGGGCGCTCGGCCGAGCGGCCGAGGGGCGTGGATTCGAAGCGCTGATGGATGCGATCCTGTCACGTCTCGATCGCGATCCCAACCTGCACGTCTACCATTACGGCATCTACGAGCCGGCCGCCCTGAAGCGCCTGATGGGGCGGCACGCCACGCGCGGTGCCGAGCTCGACACGCTGCTGCGCGGACTTCGATTCGTCGATCTCCACGCCATCGTGCGGCAGACGTTCCGCGCGAGCGTCGAGGAGTACTCGATCAAGAAGCTCGAGCCCTTCTATGGCTTCGTGCGCGAACAGCCGCTCGAAGGTGCCAAGAGCGCGTTGCGCGCGATGGAGCGCGGACTCGAGCTGGGTTCGGCGCTCGCCGCCGACGGCGACGAGGCACGGATCGTCGAGGCCTACAACCGCGACGATTGCTTCTCGGCGCGCGCGCTGCGCGACTGGCTCGAGGACCTGCGCCGCGAGCTGGAGCGAGACGGCGTCGAGATCGGGCGCCCGCAGGATATTTCCGGCGAGGCCAGCGAGCGAGTCGGCGAACGCGAGGCGCGCGCGCTCGAGCTGGCGAGCCGGCTGCGCGAGGGTGTTCCGGAGGAGAAAGAGGAGCGCAACCGAGAGCAGCAGGCGCGCTGGCTTCTCTCTCACCTGCTCGACTGGCACCGGCGCGAGGAAAAGGCGCAGTGGTGGGAATATTTTCGGCTGCGCGATCTGTCGGAGGACGATCTGCTCGACGAGAGTGCCGCGCTCTCGAAGCTCGAATTCGTGGAGCGGGTCTCGGCCCGTCGCTCGATTGTCGACCGCTACCGTTTCGCTCAGCAGGAAACGCGCATCCGCGCCGGCAGTAAGCTGCAGGTGCCGCTTCCCGACGACCGCGCGTTCGGCGAGGTCGTGACGATCGACCTGCGTGCGCATACCGTGGACATCAAGAAGAGCGGGGCGTGCGCGACGATCCATCCCGCGAGCGTCTTCGAGCACGATCTGCGCAAGACGTTCGAGCAGTTCGAATCGCTGATGAGGCTCGGGGCGTGGGTCGCGGAGCACGGCGTGGATGCGCCGGGCTCCTACCGCGCGGCGCGCGATCTGCTGCTCGGGCATCGGCCGCGGCTCTCGGGACACGAGGGCGACGCGCTCGAGCGCGAGGGCGAGGGCGGTGTGCCGGCGGCGCGACGGCTCGGGCTCCAACTCGATCACGGCGCGCTCGCGGTCCAGGGCCCGCCCGGATCCGGCAAGACCTACACCGGCGCGCGCATGATCGTGGATCTCGTGCGGAGTGGAAGAAAAGTCGGAGTCTGCGCCCAGAGCCACAAGGTGATCGCGAATCTGTTGAGGGCGGTGGTCGAGGCCACGGCCGATGGCGGGCGCGTCGCGTGCCTGCAGAAGGTGAGCGAGAAGAGCGAGGCGCCGGTTCCCGGAATCGCCGAGACCACCGACAACGCCGAGGCCCTGGACGCGCTGCGTTTCAACCGTGCGCGCGTGCTCGGCGGCACGTCCTGGATGTGGGCGCGCGAGGAGTTCTTCGAGGCGGTGGACGTGCTGTTCGTGGACGAGGCGGGTCAGCTCTCGCTGGCCAACGTGCTGGCGATCGCCCAGAGCGGGAAGAATCTCGTGCTGCTCGGCGATCCGCAGCAGCTCGAGCAGCCGATCCAGGGCACCCACCCGGAAGGCGCCGCGGCCTCGGCGCTCGAGCACGTGCTGGCGGGACGCCAGACCATCCCCCACGATCGCGGGCTCTTCCTCGAGGAAACCTGGCGGCTGCCGCCTTCCATCTGCGATCTCACGTCCGAGCTGTTCTACGAGCGGCGGCTCAAGGCCCACGTCGGGCTGGAGCGCCAGGAGATCCTCGGCGACTCTCCGTTCGCGGGCTCGGGATTGTGGTACGTCCCGGTTCGCCACGAGGCGAATCGGAGCTCGAGTCCCGAAGAGGCCGACGTCGTCGTGGAGCTGGTGCAATCGCTCGCCGAGGGCGGCGTGCGCTGGCGCGATCGCGAGGGCGCCGAGCAGCCGCTCGGCCTCGAGCACATCCTGGTGATCGCGCCCTACAACGCCCAGGTCGCCGACCTGGAATCGCGGCTGCCCAAGGGCACGCGCGTGGGCACGGTCGACCGCTTCCAGGGGCAGGAGGCGCCGGTCGTGATCTGCTCGATGACCACCTCGGCGCCCGAGGACGCGCCGCGCGGCATGGAATTCCTCTACAGCCCGAACCGCTTCAACGTCGCGACGTCGCGCGCGAAGTGCGCATGCATCGTGGTCGCAAGTCCGCGGCTCTTCGAGCCCGACTGCCAGAGCCCCAAGCAGATCAAGCTCGCCAACGCGTTCTGCCGTTTCCTCGAAGTGGCGCGCGAGGTGCGTCTCTCGCCCGGCGCGGCGGCCCGTAGCTGATCGAGATTGCCTGCCGCGAGGCCGGCGTCTATCCTGCCGACATGGCGCGCTTTCTCGTCAAAACCGAGCCCTCCACCTACTCGTTCGCCGATCTCCAGCGCGACAAACGCACGGTGTGGGACGGGGTGTCGAATCCGGTGGCGCTCCGAAACATGGCGACCATCAGGAAGGGCGACACGGTGGTCGTGTACCACACCGGCGACGAGAAGCAGGCGGTGGGGCTAGCGGTCGCGGCCTCGGACGCCTATCCGGATCCCAAGCTCAAGAATCCCAAGCGCACCGTGGTGGACCTGGCGGCCGACCGGCCGCTCCGCGCGCCGGTGACACTGGCGAACGTGAAGACCGATGCCGTGCTCAAGGCCACCGACCTGGCGCGATTGCCGAGACTCTCGGTGATGCCGTTCACCGAGCCCCAGTTCCAGCGACTTCTGAAGCTGGCCGGCGAGTAGTTCAGCCGCTCGCCGCGCGGCAGGCGCGCGTCAGCTCCTTCCGCTCATCGTCGGAAAGATCCGCGCTGAAGTGGAGCATCGGGGCGAGGACGTCGTCGGTTTCGAAGTAGTCCTTGCGGCAGCCGAGGTGGACGAACC
This genomic window from Candidatus Sulfotelmatobacter sp. contains:
- a CDS encoding TM0106 family RecB-like putative nuclease, giving the protein MKLLPGGMRLAATDVANHLACRHKTTLERGSADGSWKPPDWYRPEAEVLAERGLEHERAYLAHLESQGRKVTRLDFEDGEGAIEKTLAAMRAGADVIAQATLAHGRWLGRADVLLRAERPSALGAWSYQALDTKLSQETKAGAILQLCLYSELLEKAQGFLPEYMYVVPRRPDFPLETYRVEDHLAYYRLVKKKLEWAVNDSTEASPPTTYPDPVPHCDVCRWWPRCDRQRRDDDHLSFVAGLSRLQMRELESREIETLAALATQPLPLPWKPSRGAKEGYARAREQARVQLLGRTEGRLVREMLAPEAHRGLALLPPPSPGDVFLDLEGDPYVEEGGLEYLFGWAAAALPEDGMLALEVGSPRYHSRWALGRAAEGRGFEALMDAILSRLDRDPNLHVYHYGIYEPAALKRLMGRHATRGAELDTLLRGLRFVDLHAIVRQTFRASVEEYSIKKLEPFYGFVREQPLEGAKSALRAMERGLELGSALAADGDEARIVEAYNRDDCFSARALRDWLEDLRRELERDGVEIGRPQDISGEASERVGEREARALELASRLREGVPEEKEERNREQQARWLLSHLLDWHRREEKAQWWEYFRLRDLSEDDLLDESAALSKLEFVERVSARRSIVDRYRFAQQETRIRAGSKLQVPLPDDRAFGEVVTIDLRAHTVDIKKSGACATIHPASVFEHDLRKTFEQFESLMRLGAWVAEHGVDAPGSYRAARDLLLGHRPRLSGHEGDALEREGEGGVPAARRLGLQLDHGALAVQGPPGSGKTYTGARMIVDLVRSGRKVGVCAQSHKVIANLLRAVVEATADGGRVACLQKVSEKSEAPVPGIAETTDNAEALDALRFNRARVLGGTSWMWAREEFFEAVDVLFVDEAGQLSLANVLAIAQSGKNLVLLGDPQQLEQPIQGTHPEGAAASALEHVLAGRQTIPHDRGLFLEETWRLPPSICDLTSELFYERRLKAHVGLERQEILGDSPFAGSGLWYVPVRHEANRSSSPEEADVVVELVQSLAEGGVRWRDREGAEQPLGLEHILVIAPYNAQVADLESRLPKGTRVGTVDRFQGQEAPVVICSMTTSAPEDAPRGMEFLYSPNRFNVATSRAKCACIVVASPRLFEPDCQSPKQIKLANAFCRFLEVAREVRLSPGAAARS
- a CDS encoding DUF72 domain-containing protein; translation: MSVEVRVGTSGFSYDEWKGNFYPEKLASKDMLRHYGERFPTVEINNTFYRLPKEAVLAGWGDQVPEGFRFVIKASQFITHIKRLNECGQPLARLYGVTNALGPRLGPLLFQLPPTLRKDPALLAAFLDARPDRRRVAIEFRHASWFDDEVFGLLRQQGVALCVSDTGEEPVAPLIATTDWGYVRLRREEFKEADLRDWARRIGEQPWREAFVFIKHEEEGLGPKLAAKLIKMCAKAPAQATVAAPVQGPAPAKSAARARTPAPANSATAARAKKRAR
- a CDS encoding EVE domain-containing protein, yielding MARFLVKTEPSTYSFADLQRDKRTVWDGVSNPVALRNMATIRKGDTVVVYHTGDEKQAVGLAVAASDAYPDPKLKNPKRTVVDLAADRPLRAPVTLANVKTDAVLKATDLARLPRLSVMPFTEPQFQRLLKLAGE